In Grus americana isolate bGruAme1 chromosome 4, bGruAme1.mat, whole genome shotgun sequence, one genomic interval encodes:
- the TBC1D14 gene encoding TBC1 domain family member 14 isoform X5 codes for MVVQAKKRELKEAQKRKKQLEERCKLEDSIGNAVLTWNNEILPNWETMCCSRKVRELWWQGIPPSVRGKVWSLAIGNELNITHELYDICLARAKEKWRSLSIGGTEVECEDAGFSAADREASLELIKLDISRTFPNLCIFQQGGPYHDTLHSILGAYTCYRPDVGYVQGMSFIAAVLILNLDTADAFIAFSNLLNKPCQMAFFRVDHGLMLTYFAAFEVFFEENLPKLFAHFKKNNLTPDIYLIDWIFTLYSKSLPLDLACRVWDVFCRDGEEFLFRTALGILKLFEDILTKMDFIHIAQFLTKLPEDLPSEEFFASIAAIQMQSRNKKWAQILAALQKDNREMEKGSPSLKR; via the exons ATGGTGgttcaagcaaaaaaaagag AGCTTAAAGAAGcccagaagagaaagaaacaactGGAAGAACGCTGTAAACTGGAAGACAGCATCGGCAATGCTGTTTTAACGTGGAACAATGAAATCTTGCCCAACTGGGAAACTAT gtGTTGTTCCCGTAAAGTTCGAGAGCTATGGTGGCAGGGCATTCCACCAAGCGTGAGAGGCAAAGTCTGGAGCTTGGCAATTGGCAACGAGTTAAACATCACCCATG aacTGTACGATATTTGCCTGGCTCGTGCCAAAGAGAAATGGCGATCACTTAGCATAGGAGGGACTGAAGTAGAATGTGAAG ATGCTGGATTTTCTGCAGCTGACAGAGAAGCAAGCTTGGAGTTAATAAAACTGGATATCTCAAGAACGTTTCCTAATCTCTGTATATTCCAGCAA GGTGGTCCTTACCATGACACGTTGCACAGTATTTTAGGAGCCTATACTTGTTACAGACCTGATGTGGGCTAT gTACAGGGCATGTCATTCATAGCAGCAGTATTGATCTTGAACTTGGATACTGCAGATGCcttcattgctttttctaaCCTTTTAAATAAACCCTGTCAGATGGCGTTTTTCCGTGTGGACCATGGCCTT ATGTTGACTTATTTTGCGGCATTTGAGGTattctttgaagaaaatctgCCAAAGTTATTTGCtcacttcaaaaaaaataaCTTAACTCCAGACATCTATCTTATTGATTG GATATTCACATTGTACAGCAAATCTTTGCCACTAGACTTGGCATGTCGTGTCTGGGATGTGTTCTGCCGTGATGGAGAAGAGTTCTTATTCCGTACAGCCCTGGGaatattaaaactttttgaagatattttgaCCAAAATGGACTTCATTCATATAGCCCAGTTTTTAACTAAGCTGCCAGAGGACTTGCCTTCTGAAGAATTCTTCGCGTCTATTGCTGCCATTCAGATGCAAAGTAGAAACAAAAAGTGGGCTCAG ATactggctgctctgcagaaagatAACCgggaaatggaaaaaggaagtcCTTCACTCAAACGTTAA
- the TBC1D14 gene encoding TBC1 domain family member 14 isoform X6 — MEYEEKTGRAHRPLSPKQNVRKNLDFEPLSTTALILEDRPANLPAKPAEEAQKHRQQYEEMVVQAKKRELKEAQKRKKQLEERCKLEDSIGNAVLTWNNEILPNWETMCCSRKVRELWWQGIPPSVRGKVWSLAIGNELNITHELYDICLARAKEKWRSLSIGGTEVECEDAGFSAADREASLELIKLDISRTFPNLCIFQQGGPYHDTLHSILGAYTCYRPDVGYVQGMSFIAAVLILNLDTADAFIAFSNLLNKPCQMAFFRVDHGLMLTYFAAFEVFFEENLPKLFAHFKKNNLTPDIYLIDWIFTLYSKSLPLDLACRVWDVFCRDGEEFLFRTALGILKLFEDILTKMDFIHIAQFLTKLPEDLPSEEFFASIAAIQMQSRNKKWAQILAALQKDNREMEKGSPSLKR, encoded by the exons gaatatgaagaaaaaactgGACGAGCTCACAGACCACTCTCTCCTAAACAGAATGTGAGGAAGAACCTTGATTTTGAACCACTCTCCACTACAGCACTTATTTTAGAGGACAGACCAGC gaaCCTCCCTGCGAAACCAGCAGAAGAAGCTCAGAAACACAGACAACAGTACGAAGAAATGGTGgttcaagcaaaaaaaagag AGCTTAAAGAAGcccagaagagaaagaaacaactGGAAGAACGCTGTAAACTGGAAGACAGCATCGGCAATGCTGTTTTAACGTGGAACAATGAAATCTTGCCCAACTGGGAAACTAT gtGTTGTTCCCGTAAAGTTCGAGAGCTATGGTGGCAGGGCATTCCACCAAGCGTGAGAGGCAAAGTCTGGAGCTTGGCAATTGGCAACGAGTTAAACATCACCCATG aacTGTACGATATTTGCCTGGCTCGTGCCAAAGAGAAATGGCGATCACTTAGCATAGGAGGGACTGAAGTAGAATGTGAAG ATGCTGGATTTTCTGCAGCTGACAGAGAAGCAAGCTTGGAGTTAATAAAACTGGATATCTCAAGAACGTTTCCTAATCTCTGTATATTCCAGCAA GGTGGTCCTTACCATGACACGTTGCACAGTATTTTAGGAGCCTATACTTGTTACAGACCTGATGTGGGCTAT gTACAGGGCATGTCATTCATAGCAGCAGTATTGATCTTGAACTTGGATACTGCAGATGCcttcattgctttttctaaCCTTTTAAATAAACCCTGTCAGATGGCGTTTTTCCGTGTGGACCATGGCCTT ATGTTGACTTATTTTGCGGCATTTGAGGTattctttgaagaaaatctgCCAAAGTTATTTGCtcacttcaaaaaaaataaCTTAACTCCAGACATCTATCTTATTGATTG GATATTCACATTGTACAGCAAATCTTTGCCACTAGACTTGGCATGTCGTGTCTGGGATGTGTTCTGCCGTGATGGAGAAGAGTTCTTATTCCGTACAGCCCTGGGaatattaaaactttttgaagatattttgaCCAAAATGGACTTCATTCATATAGCCCAGTTTTTAACTAAGCTGCCAGAGGACTTGCCTTCTGAAGAATTCTTCGCGTCTATTGCTGCCATTCAGATGCAAAGTAGAAACAAAAAGTGGGCTCAG ATactggctgctctgcagaaagatAACCgggaaatggaaaaaggaagtcCTTCACTCAAACGTTAA